Proteins encoded by one window of Channa argus isolate prfri chromosome 1, Channa argus male v1.0, whole genome shotgun sequence:
- the LOC137131138 gene encoding protein phosphatase 1 regulatory subunit 3C-B-like has protein sequence MSAASVLRSFSPSAMPGPVMPMDVAMRFYISHSPPPLRGFLSSYEELQRAKNRVNKSTTRSHNQQLYKPLRPCLSSQQKVVDNGDCISWNNKAGKKRVVFADSKGMSLTAIHIFSKFDDESYPNKRCGGVTEDLQFDMMDLETATMDLKISSVRSLTLDFKQPSADYLDFRNRLILNSVCLENCSLQERSLTGTIKVRNIGFEKSVQVRATYDSWASFTDTECTFMNNVYGCQDTDTFAFVMELPAHIPPQNRVEFCICFKVQDQTFWDNNNGKNYVLKHVGWNGEDLKTGPVYVEQKKPEEKNGGVKLLDMEIDHFGSPRMSSGLFPGWQSWGQIDNPVPYW, from the exons ATGAGTGCTGCTAG TGTGCTCAGGTCTTTCAGTCCGTCAGCAATGCCAGGCCCGGTAATGCCAATGGATGTGGCTATGAGATTCTACATCAGCCACTCCCCACCTCCTCTCCGAGGTTTCCTCAGCTCCTACGAAGAGCTTCAGAGGGCCAAGAACCGGGTCAACAAGTCCACCACCCGCAGCCACAATCAGCAGCTCTACAAACCCCTGCGGCCCTGTCTCAGCAGCCAGCAGAAAGTGGTGGATAATGGGGACTGCATCAGCTGGAATAACAAGGCCGGCAAAAAGAGGGTGGTGTTTGCCGACTCCAAGGGCATGTCACTTACTGCCATCCACATCTTCTCCAAGTTTGACGATGAGTCGTACCCAAACAAGCGCTGTGGAGGAGTCACGGAGGACCTGCAGTTTGACATGATGGACCTGGAAACAGCCACAATGGATCTAAAGATCAGCTCGGTGCGCAGTCTGACACTGGACTTCAAACAACCCTCAGCTGACTATCTGGACTTCCGGAACCGCCTGATTCTGAACTCAGTCTGCTTGGAGAACTGTTCACTGCAGGAGCGCTCACTGACCGGCACCATTAAGGTCCGGAACATCGGGTTTGAGAAGTCAGTGCAAGTGCGTGCTACCTATGACTCGTGGGCCAGCTTCACCGACACGGAGTGCACCTTCATGAACAATGTCTACGGCTGCCAAGACACTGATACCTTTGCATTTGTCATGGAGCTGCCTGCCCACATCCCTCCACAGAATCGGGTCGAGTTCTGCATCTGCTTCAAGGTCCAGGACCAGACCTTCTGGGACAATAACAACGGCAAAAACTATGTTCTCAAGCATGTTGGCTGGAATGGAGAGGACTTGAAGACAGGCCCGGTTTATGTTGAGCAGAAGAAgcctgaggaaaaaaatgggGGTGTGAAGCTGCTGGACATGGAGATCGATCATTTTGGCAGCCCACGCATGTCCAGCGGACTCTTCCCTGGCTGGCAGAGCTGGGGTCAGATCGATAACCCTGTGCCTTATTGGTGA